DNA from Cupriavidus necator N-1:
GTCCGTCGCGGCGGCCAGGCCTGGCTGTGGTCGCGTGGCGAGGAACTGATCACCGAACGCTTTCCGGAAATCCTGGAAGCGGCCGGGCAACTGCCGGACGGCACCGTGCTCGACGGCGAGATCGTGGTCTGGCAACAGGGCCGCGTGCAGCCCTTCGCGCTGCTGCAGCAGCGCATCGGCCGCAAGACGCTGAGCGCGAAGCTGCTGCGCGAGGCGCCTGCCATCCTGATGGCCTATGACCTGCTCGAATGGCACGGCGCTGACTGGCGCACCCGACCAGAGGCCGAGCGTCGCGCGCGACTGGAACAAGTGGTGGCGGACTACGTCCACCCTTCGCTCGAACTCAGCCCGCTGGTGGAGGCCGAGAGCTGGGAACACTTCGCGCGGCTGCGCGATGCCTCACGCGAACTCGGCGTCGAAGGTTTCATGCTGAAGGCCGCCAGCGCGGCCTACGGCGCGGGCCGCACCAAGGACGTAGGCATCTGGTGGAAGTGGAAGATCGACCCCTACTCGGTCGATGCGGTGCTGGTCTACGCGCAGCGCGGGCACGGCCGCCGCGCCAGCCTCTATACCGACTTTACCTTCGCGGTCTGGAACGCCCCGCCCGGCACGCCCGGCCGCGCGCTGGTGCCGTTCGCCAAGGCATATTCCGGCCTGACCGATGAAGAGATGCGCGCGGTCGACGCGATCGTGCGCCGGACCACGGTAGAGAAATTCGGCCCGGTGCGCAGCGTGGAGCCCACGCAGGTATTCGAGCTCGGCTTCGAGGGCATCGCCCGCAGCGGCCGGCACAAGAGCGGCATTGCGGTGCGCTTTCCGCGCATGCTGCGCTGGCGCACCGACAAGCCAATCGAAGAAGCCGATACGCTGGCCACGCTGGAAGCGATGCTGCCGGGCGCCGCCGCGCCGCGGGAGGATGCGGCATGAGTCCGCCGCGCGCCGCGCGCAAGCCGGCGGAAGACACCGCTACCGAACCTCTGGCCGTCGCGCAGGGCCTGTCGGCGCTGTTCGACGCGCGCGGCTGGCAACCATTCGCCTTCCAGCGCGAGGTGTGGACCGCGATCGCGCGCGGCCAGAGCGGGCTGCTGCATGCCACCACCGGTACCGGCAAGACTTATGCGGCATGGCTGGGCGCGCTGATGGCGTTCGGCACGACGCGCGCGGCGCCGTCCCACGACAAACCCGCGCCGCCGCTGACGGTGCTGTGGCTCACGCCGATGCGCGCCCTCGCCGCCGACACCACGCGCGCCTTGCAGGCGCCGCTGGCCGAGCTGGACCTCGACTGGACCGTGGCGCTGCGCACCGGCGATACCGGCAGCGCCGAGCGCGCCGCACAGCAGCGTCGGCTGCCGACCACGCTGGTCACCACGCCCGAAAGCCTGACGCTGATGCTGACACGCGCCGATGCCCAGGAGACCCTGCGGCGCGTGCGCATGGTGGTGGTCGACGAATGGCACGAACTGCTCGGCAACAAGCGCGGCGTGCAGGTGCAGCTGGCGCTGGCGCGGCTGCGGCAGTGGCAGCCGGCGCTGATGGTGTGGGGGCTGTCGGCCACGCTCGGCAACCTGCCGCATGCGGCCGACGTGCTTCTGTCCGGCGTGCCCGAGGAGCAGCGCGTGCTGGTGCACGGGCATACGCCCAAGAAACTGGTGATCGACACGCTGCTGCCCAACAACGCCAGCCGCTTCCCGTTTGCCGGCCACCTGGGCCTGTCGATGCTTCCTCATGTCGTTGAAGAGCTGGCGCACAGCGGCACCACGCTGGTGTTCCTCAACACCCGCTCCCAGGCCGAGCTGTGGTACCAGGCGCTGCTCGACGCGCGCCCGGACTGGGCCGGCGAGATCGCGCTGCACCACGGCTCGCTTGATCGTGGCGTGCGTGAATGGGTCGAACTGAACCTGAAGAACGGGATGTTGCGCGCGGTGGTATGCACCTCCAGCCTCGA
Protein-coding regions in this window:
- a CDS encoding ATP-dependent DNA ligase yields the protein MKAFADLYAALDGTTSTKARLAALIDYLRVAPPEDAAWAVYFLAGGKPRQIVPVSLLRELARQAAELPDWLFEESYQAVGDLAETIALLLPEPMDADHAGLAEWVEQRLLPLRGLPPEALMPRLDALWRPLDAHGRLVLFKLITGAFRVGVSRLLVTRALGEVAGIDPKRVAERMVGYTDLSARPDAAHFLALIAPEGDDHRELRGGGQPYPFFLAHPLQAPLEEFDSVLGTTENWLVEWKWDGIRAQLVRRGGQAWLWSRGEELITERFPEILEAAGQLPDGTVLDGEIVVWQQGRVQPFALLQQRIGRKTLSAKLLREAPAILMAYDLLEWHGADWRTRPEAERRARLEQVVADYVHPSLELSPLVEAESWEHFARLRDASRELGVEGFMLKAASAAYGAGRTKDVGIWWKWKIDPYSVDAVLVYAQRGHGRRASLYTDFTFAVWNAPPGTPGRALVPFAKAYSGLTDEEMRAVDAIVRRTTVEKFGPVRSVEPTQVFELGFEGIARSGRHKSGIAVRFPRMLRWRTDKPIEEADTLATLEAMLPGAAAPREDAA